TCCTTATTGCGCATCAAGACGAAAGCGCAATAAGTGCATCCAGGCGGCGTACCGTTCGACGGGACTCTGTCCGCTTTTTTTGGCGTGCATCGTTAACGGCATCCGCGTCGCCGGCTATGACAACGAACCTGCAAACCCGATCGCTGCCAGCTGGACGGCAACGCGCATCCCTACACGTTCGTCAGCGTCAAGCAGTTGATCGAAGACTTCATCGCTGAAGTAAGCCGGAGGAAATGACTATGGAACGCAAACTGACTATCACCACCCGCCGCGATTGGGCTACCGCGCTGCGCGAAGCCGGCGCGGCAGCCGCCAACGGTGTGGAGCGTGGTACGTACCAGGGTGAAACGCTGAACTTCGAAACGCCCAGCGCCTTCTTCTCCCGCCTCACATCGAACCGTTGGGCAATGCTCGCTGAACTGCAAGGCGCCGGGAACGTGGGCGTGCGCGAACTCGCTCGCCGTCTAGGCCGTGACGTTAAACGCGTGCACGATGACGCAACTGCACTGGTAGAACTCGGCCTGATCGAGCGTTCGGAAACCGGCGCGCTTTCGTGCCCGTATGTGGATATCCACGTCGATATGCCATGTCCCGGCTCGCAGCATAGAGAGAAGCCACGAAAGCGGGAAATTCGCCAAGTTTTTAGAATATGAATTTTTTGGCGGACAGAGGGGGATTCGAACCCCCGATACGCTTTTGACGTATACACGCTTTCCAGGCGTGCGCCTTCAACCACTCGGCCACCTGTCCTGATCCGGGATCGCGGCTTCGGCTGGGCGAAGAACCGCAAAACGGCAATCCGCGATTCTAGCAGACTTTCCGGCCCGTTGTCCTGCGGCCGGCTTTCGGTCCCGCCGTCACAGCCGCAGATACCCCTCCACCGCCGCCAGCACCGTCTCCGTCTGCACGGTATGGGCAAAACGGAACGCATCCCCATAGACGGTCTCGTCGGGGAACTCCGAAATCAGCATCAAGGGGACTTCCTCGGCGACGCCTTCCGTGATCTGCACCGGGATCCCGTTCATCACTTCGAAGCCGCG
The sequence above is a segment of the Bordetella genomosp. 9 genome. Coding sequences within it:
- a CDS encoding HVO_A0114 family putative DNA-binding protein translates to MERKLTITTRRDWATALREAGAAAANGVERGTYQGETLNFETPSAFFSRLTSNRWAMLAELQGAGNVGVRELARRLGRDVKRVHDDATALVELGLIERSETGALSCPYVDIHVDMPCPGSQHREKPRKREIRQVFRI